One genomic segment of Strix aluco isolate bStrAlu1 chromosome 7, bStrAlu1.hap1, whole genome shotgun sequence includes these proteins:
- the PCGF5 gene encoding polycomb group RING finger protein 5 isoform X1, translating to MATQRKHLVKDFNPHITCYICKGYLIKPTTVTECLHTFCKTCIVQHFEDSNDCPRCGNQVHETNPLEMLRLDNTLEEIIFKLVPGLREQELQREIEFWKKNKPQENGQDEIPKADKPKVDEECDENEEDKDYHRSDPQIAICLDCLRNNGQSGDNVVKGLMKKFIRCSTRVTVGTIKKFLSLKLKLPSSYELDVLCNGEIMGKDHTMEFIYMTRWRLRGENFRCQNCSSSQVCSQDGTFYQSYPMVLQYRPRIDFG from the exons ATGGCTACTCAGAGGAAGCACTTGGTGAAAGATTTCAATCCTCATATCACCTGCTACATCTGTAAAGGCTATCTCATCAAGCCAACTACAGTAACTGAGTGCCTCCATACCT TTTGTAAGACTTGTATTGTTCAACACTTTGAAGACAGCAATGACTGTCCCAGGTGTGGCAACCAAGTGCATGAGACCAATCCTCTAGAAATGTTAAG GCTGGATAACACCTTAGAGGAAATTATATTTAAGCTGGTGCCTGGACTTCGAGAAC AGGAACTACAGCGAGAGATCgaattttggaagaaaaacaaacctcaagAAAATGGACaag atgaaatcCCAAAAGCTGATAAACCCAAAGTAGATGAGGAGTGTGATGAAAATGAGGAAGATAAAGATTATCACAGGAGTGACCCACAAATTGCTATCTGCCTTGACTGTTTACGCAACAATGGGCAGTCAGGAGATAATGTAGTCAAA ggtttAATGAAGAAATTTATCCGCTGTTCTACTCGAGTGACTGTGGGAACTATCAAAAAGTTTCTCAGCTTAAAATTAAAACTTCCAAGTTCTTATGAG CTGGATGTACTATGCAATGGAGAAATCATGGGGAAGGATCATACTATGGAATTCATCTATATGACAAGATGGAGACTAAGAGGCGAAAAC TTTCGGTGTCAGAACTGCTCATCTTCGCAAGTCTGCTCACAGGATGGCACTTTTTATCAG
- the PCGF5 gene encoding polycomb group RING finger protein 5 isoform X2 — MATQRKHLVKDFNPHITCYICKGYLIKPTTVTECLHTFCKTCIVQHFEDSNDCPRCGNQVHETNPLEMLRLDNTLEEIIFKLVPGLREQELQREIEFWKKNKPQENGQDEIPKADKPKVDEECDENEEDKDYHRSDPQIAICLDCLRNNGQSGDNVVKGLMKKFIRCSTRVTVGTIKKFLSLKLKLPSSYELDVLCNGEIMGKDHTMEFIYMTRWRLRGENFRCQNCSSSQVCSQDGTFYQ; from the exons ATGGCTACTCAGAGGAAGCACTTGGTGAAAGATTTCAATCCTCATATCACCTGCTACATCTGTAAAGGCTATCTCATCAAGCCAACTACAGTAACTGAGTGCCTCCATACCT TTTGTAAGACTTGTATTGTTCAACACTTTGAAGACAGCAATGACTGTCCCAGGTGTGGCAACCAAGTGCATGAGACCAATCCTCTAGAAATGTTAAG GCTGGATAACACCTTAGAGGAAATTATATTTAAGCTGGTGCCTGGACTTCGAGAAC AGGAACTACAGCGAGAGATCgaattttggaagaaaaacaaacctcaagAAAATGGACaag atgaaatcCCAAAAGCTGATAAACCCAAAGTAGATGAGGAGTGTGATGAAAATGAGGAAGATAAAGATTATCACAGGAGTGACCCACAAATTGCTATCTGCCTTGACTGTTTACGCAACAATGGGCAGTCAGGAGATAATGTAGTCAAA ggtttAATGAAGAAATTTATCCGCTGTTCTACTCGAGTGACTGTGGGAACTATCAAAAAGTTTCTCAGCTTAAAATTAAAACTTCCAAGTTCTTATGAG CTGGATGTACTATGCAATGGAGAAATCATGGGGAAGGATCATACTATGGAATTCATCTATATGACAAGATGGAGACTAAGAGGCGAAAAC TTTCGGTGTCAGAACTGCTCATCTTCGCAAGTCTGCTCACAGGATGGCACTTTTTATCAG
- the PCGF5 gene encoding polycomb group RING finger protein 5 isoform X3, giving the protein MATQRKHLVKDFNPHITCYICKGYLIKPTTVTECLHTFCKTCIVQHFEDSNDCPRCGNQVHETNPLEMLRLDNTLEEIIFKLVPGLREQELQREIEFWKKNKPQENGQDEIPKADKPKVDEECDENEEDKDYHRSDPQIAICLDCLRNNGQSGDNVVKGLMKKFIRCSTRVTVGTIKKFLSLKLKLPSSYELDVLCNGEIMGKDHTMEFIYMTRWRLRGENSYPMVLQYRPRIDFG; this is encoded by the exons ATGGCTACTCAGAGGAAGCACTTGGTGAAAGATTTCAATCCTCATATCACCTGCTACATCTGTAAAGGCTATCTCATCAAGCCAACTACAGTAACTGAGTGCCTCCATACCT TTTGTAAGACTTGTATTGTTCAACACTTTGAAGACAGCAATGACTGTCCCAGGTGTGGCAACCAAGTGCATGAGACCAATCCTCTAGAAATGTTAAG GCTGGATAACACCTTAGAGGAAATTATATTTAAGCTGGTGCCTGGACTTCGAGAAC AGGAACTACAGCGAGAGATCgaattttggaagaaaaacaaacctcaagAAAATGGACaag atgaaatcCCAAAAGCTGATAAACCCAAAGTAGATGAGGAGTGTGATGAAAATGAGGAAGATAAAGATTATCACAGGAGTGACCCACAAATTGCTATCTGCCTTGACTGTTTACGCAACAATGGGCAGTCAGGAGATAATGTAGTCAAA ggtttAATGAAGAAATTTATCCGCTGTTCTACTCGAGTGACTGTGGGAACTATCAAAAAGTTTCTCAGCTTAAAATTAAAACTTCCAAGTTCTTATGAG CTGGATGTACTATGCAATGGAGAAATCATGGGGAAGGATCATACTATGGAATTCATCTATATGACAAGATGGAGACTAAGAGGCGAAAAC